Genomic segment of Candidatus Flexicrinis affinis:
TGAAAGACCTGATCTCCCTCCCACATATCCAGTTCGCCCTGCACGACGAGGATCAACTCGTGCGAGTCGATTGTGCGGGTCGGGTGCATGGCATCCCCTCGGGAGATGAACAGCCCGGCGTTCTGCACCTTGATAGGGCTTTCCATCCAGACATGCAGCGTATGCGGACTCATGAGGAAGGCTCCGGAAGTCGGAATCGTACTGGTATTGTAGCATTTTGACGTTTGTTGGAGTGCACGTGGCGCGGGTAAAGTTGACAGTCAAATAGATACGCAGCAAGGAATCCAGACCATGGCATCCGTTAACGTTGAGTCACCGGTTCCTGTTGATTTACGCAAAGTACAAGTGACGGGCGGTCTTTGGCAGGAACGCCAGACCGTGAACCGCAGCAGCACGATTCCGGCAGTCTATCACCAGCTTGAGAAGACCGGGCGCATTGACGCGTGGCGCATGGATCCCAACCGGGAGCGCCCCAAGAAACGCAGCGTCATTTACATGTTTTTCGACTCGGACACGGCAAAGTGGCTCGAAGCCGTGGGCTACAGCCTCGCCACGCACCCCGATCCCGAACTTGAAGCTTTGGCCGATCGGGTGATTGACATGATTGCCGAGGCACAGCTCTCCGACGGCTACCTGAATACGTACTTCCCGATTCTCGAACCGGAGAATCGGTGGAAGAACCTGCGCGACTGGCATGAGATGTACAACGCCGGCCATCTCATCGAAGGGGCGATCGCCTACTATGAGGCGACCGGAAAGCGCAAGATCCTCGACGTGCTGCAGCGTTACGCAGACCACATCGAGTCGATGTTCGGCCCGCGCGAAGGCCAGAAGCATGGCTATCCCGGCCATCCCGAGCTGGAGCTGGCGCTCGTCAAGCTGTATCGCGCGACCGGCGAGATGAAGTATCTGAACCTCGCCAAGTACTTTATCGATGAACGCGGACAGCAACCGCACTATTTCGACCTTGAGGCCAAGGAGCGCGGAGAAGACCCCGCCGACTTCTGGTTTAAGAATTACCGGTACTGTCAGGCGCATCTGCCACTGCGAGAGCAGACCGAGGCGACCGGTCATGCCGTGCGCGCATGCTATCTGTATGCAGGCGTGGCCGACATCGCCCGCGAGACGAATGATACCGAACTGCTCGATCTGTCCAGACGGCTCTGGGACGACCTGACGACCCACCAGATGTACATTACAGGCGGCCTCGGCCCGGCGCATTCCAACGAGGGTTTCACCTTTGCGTACGACCTTCCGAATGAAACCGCCTACGCCGAGACATGCGCAGCGATTTCGCTCGCATTCTGGGCGCATCGGATGTTCCATATCGATCCGGACGGTCGCTATATCGACGTGATGGAACGTGCGCTGTACAACAACGTCCTGAGCGGCGTATCACACAGCGGCGATCACTTTTTCTACGCCAACCCGCTTGCGTCGTATCCGTACGTGAATCCCTACGAGCACCTGAGCGGCATTGCGACCGACGAGCACTACGAGCGGCAGGAGTGGTACTTCTGCCCGTGCTGTCCGCCCAATGTTGCACGGCTTGTTGCCAGTATCGGCGAATACATGGTCTCGGCCGCGCCGGGCCGCGTGTATGTCCACCTGTATAACGACAGCATTGCCGATGTCGATCTAGGTGGGCGCGCGGTTCGCTTGATCCAGCAGACGCAGTATCCGTGGGACGGCACCGTGAACATCACGGTTCGGACGGACAGCACCCAACGGTTCGACATGGCGCTACGCATTCCGGGTTGGTGCTCGCAGTTCTCGCTTGCGGTGAACGGCAACGGAGTCTCGGCCACAGTGGAACGCGGCTATGCCCACGTCGACCGCGAGTGGCACGACGGCGACGTCGTAACGTTGACACTGCAGATGCCGGTGGAACGCATTGCGCCACACCCGATGATCCGCCAGAACGCAGGACAGATCGCGCTCCAACGCGGGCCAATCGTTTACTGCCTCGAACAGGTCGATAACGGGCCGCGGCTAGCGAACGTGACTCTGGCCCGCGATGCGGCGCTGACGGCGGAGTTCGATCGAACGCTGATGGGCGGCGCCGTAGTGGTTCGAGGCTCTGCGCATCGCGTCGAGCCGCAGGAGTGGGCCGACGACCTATATCGCCCGCTGCCGGAGATGAGCCTCGTGGCAGTGCCGTTCGAGTTCAAGGCGGTGCCGTACTTCATGTGGGCGAACCGCGAGCCCGGTGAGATGCGCGTTTGGCTGCGCGAGTCGTAGTGCTATCGCACGCGCTGGATCGCGACGTCATTGGATATTGGAGCAAGAGTCATGAAATTTCAGCAACTTGGACAGACCGGCATACAGGTCAGCAGCCTATGCCTCGGCGCGATGTACTTCGGCTCGAGAAACGACGAGGCCACGTCGCACCGCCTGCTCGATCAATATGTCGATGCCGGCGGCAGTTTTATCGATACCGCCAACATCTATTCGCACTGGGTTGAAGGGTTCCGCGGCGGAGAGAGCGAAACGCTGTTGGGCGCGTGGATGAAGGCGCGAGGCAACCGAGACCGCATATTCCTTGCTTCGAAAGTCGGCTTCGGCTACGGTGACGTCCCTAAACGTCTGCGCGCAAGTGACATCCAGCAGGAGTGCGACAAGAGCCTGAGGCGGCTGCAAGTCGACACCATCGACCTGTACTATGCCCACGTCGATGATCGGACGACCCCGCTAGAGGAGTCGCTCGAAGCGATGAATCGGCTGGTCGACGCCGGCAAAGTGCGCTTTATCGGCGCGAGCAACTACTTGGCGTGGCGACTCGAGCAAGCGCGTTGGATCAGCGAAACGCGCGGGTGGGCCAAGTTCTGCTGCGTCCAGCAGCACTACACCTTCCTGAAGCTTCGCGGCGGCATGAACGTCGCCCCGCAGGAGATGGCGAACGACGACTTGCTCGACTATGTCGCTAACAGCGGGCTTACGTTGCTGGCCTACAGCGTGCTGCAATCGGGCGCGTATACGCGCCCCGAGCGCGGCTTCCGCAAGGAACTTCAGACGCCCGATAACGGCAGGCGGCTGGAAACGCTCGCGGCGGTGGCGGCGGAGACCGGTGCAACCGTCAATCAAGTCATCCTGAAGTGGATGATGAACCGCTCGGTCATCCCGCTCATCGCCGCCAGCAGCAGCGAGCAGCTCGCTGAGAACATCGGCGCACTGGATGTTGACCTCACCGCAGATCAAATGGACCGACTGAATAGGGCGGGCGTTGATTGGCCGGGTCGCTTAACATAGCTCGCACGCGACGTGCCATACGACTTGTGAACGTTCGCATTGGGTGTCTTGACAGACAGTCATGGGCGCGTTCTAATTTGTGGTCGTGCATACGATTTCATGCACTCGATTGTCCGGTCGGTACTGGTGCCGCCACGCATCCAACGCCCTATCACCATCATGGCGGACCAAGTTAGTTGAGTGTCTAGGAGAGGAGGTGCGTTCGGACTGACATCGCTGTCGCGGATCGCAAGTGATGCTCGCGCTCAAACAGCGCGCGACCGTCCGACACAAGACCTAAATACTGCACAATCGATCCAACCCATGAGCCCTGAGGTTCGAAGATTTGAGGAGCAGAAAGATGAACAAACGTCTGTCGTTAATCGTTTCCGTAACCGTGCTGCTGCTTGCCGCACTCGTTCTGTCCGTCCCCATGGTCGGCGCGCAGGATCCGGCGCCTGAACCGACCCCAATCGTTGCCGAGCTCGGTAGTGGCTCGATCAAGGTTTCCTTCTGGAGCGGTCTGACCGGTTCGGACGGCACGACCCTAAACGCGATGCTCGCAGAGTTCAGCGCCGAGAACCCTGAATACGCCATTACCCACGAGATCATTCCGTGGGCAACGATGTACACCAAGACGCAGGCAGCGTTTGTCGCTGGCAATCCGCCCGATCTGATGCTGATGCACGCGTCGGAAATCCCGCAATTCGCCGGCTACGGCGTGCTTGAGGACCTGAGCAGCTGGTACACGGCTAACGGCGGTTGGTTCCCGACCGACGACATCTCTGGCCCGACACTTGACGGCTTGACCTACAACGGCGCGATCTACGGCATTCCGCTTGACAATCACGGCCGCGGCCTGTGGATCAACAAGGAAATGTTCGAGGCCGCAGGCATTGATACCGATCCGGCGACAGCCCCGACGACTTACGAAGGCTGGGTCGAGCTGTTCCAGAAGCTGACCATCGACGTCAACGGCAACAACGCCCTGTCGCCGGACTTCGACCCTGAGAACATTGCAGTTTACGGTTACGCCACGGGTGAATGGCCGCGCGTGAACTTCCAATCGGTCCTCGCCCAGCACGGCGGCAGCATCCTGAACGAAGACGGCACGCAGGTCGTCGTCAATTCGGAGGCCGGTGTTACCGCACTTCAGCAGACCTACGACCTGATCTACAAGTACAATGTCGCGGCACCGCCCGCGGGTTTCGATTCTTGGCAGATGTTCCCGGGCCAGACGCTGGCAGTCATCCCGACCGGCACGTGGTTTGTGAACCATGCGACGACATCGGCCGAGTTCGAGTGGATGGCGTGGCCGCAGGTGCAGTGGGGTCCTGAGAAGGGCACGTGGTTCGGTCAGCACGTGTTCATGCTGCCGGTCGGCAGCTCCGGCGAGAAGCGCGAAGCCGTTGAGACGATCCTCCGTTGGATCAGCGACCATCAGGTCGAGTGGGCCGCGTCCGGTCAGGTGCCTGCCCGCCTGTCGGCACAGGCTGCGCTCGATCCTGTGAACTACCCCTCCAACATCTTGCTCGGCCAGGGGTTCTCTGAGTACGGAGTCCAGGATCCGAAGAGCACGGTGGTTCAGGAAATGTACGCCATCCTTGAGCCCGAACTTGGCGCCGCACTCGACAACCTGAAGACGCCGGAACAGGCACTCAATGATGCCGCCGAGCGGATGCAGCAGGCTCTCGACCGCGCGTTCTAGTAGTGGCACGATGGGTGTGAAACCGGCTGTAGTACCTGCCGGATCCGCCTAACGATCATGAAGGTGGTGGGCGGTAGATGTAAGCGATCTACCCCCACCACCCGGATGGGAAGGCCACGTAATCCTGATCGCCGCGTCGGGTGCTGGTTCGATATACTACAGTCGTACCACATGCCTGTCTCGACAGGTTGAATAGGCCGTTTTCTTGTAGAGGACCAGTTTGACATGACATCAATGACAGCTGGGCTGCCAGATGTAAATAGGCCCAAACCTCGGTTTACTGTTAGCTTGAAGAGGCGGGAGGCAATTGCTGCATATCTCTTCCTGCTGCCCTTCTTGGCCTTCTTTGCGGTCTTCACGGTTCGTGCTGTTATCAACGCCGTTCAGATCAGCTTCTACGAATACCAAATCTTGCGGCCCGCGCGTCCATACATTGGTTTCGACAATTACCTTGAGCTGTTCAACGACGACATCTGGTGGCAGTCCCTTGAACAGACCATCATATTCACGTTGATGACAGTGGCTGGCACTTCAGTTGTCGCCCTGATCAGTGCAGTTGCCGTAACGCAGCCCATCAAAGGTCAAGGTTTCTTCCGTGTCCTTCTGTACATGCCGAGCCTATTCTCGGTCGGCGCCGTTGGGCTGATCTGGGTGTGGCTGCTAAATACCCAGTACGGCGTACTCAACTACTTCCTGAGTTTCCTCGGTGTGAGGCCGATTGGTTGGCTCAGCGATCCGAATCTAGTCGTGCCATCGTTGAGCCTAACAACGGTGTGGTGGACGTTTGGGTTCCCCATGCTGATATTCATTGCAGGCCTACAAGGGATACCTGAAACACTGTATGAAGCCGCTCGGATTGACGGCGCTAACGGGCGTCAGGTCTTCTTTCGGATCACGCTGCCGCTGCTTCGCCCGACAATCCTCTTCGTCACGGTAACAGGCGTTATCGCGCACTTTCAGGTTTACGGTCAGCCCTTCATCATGACGACCGGTGGTCCGGGTCGCGAATCCTATACGGTTATCTACTACTTGTATCAGATTGCGTGGACGGCGTTCCGCATGGGCTACGGTGCGGCGATCGCCGTCGTCCTTGCCCTGATCATCGCAACTGTTACGGCCATCCAGTTCTTCTTCATCGGCCGGCGCGTGGAGTACTAGGAGGAGATCATGGGACACCGACTAAGAAATCTCCCTGCGTACACGTGGTTGATCGTGATGTCGATCTTCGTGATGATGCCGCTGCTCATCGCGATCTCGCAATCGCTCATGACGAATGCCGAGGTCAACCGCTGGCCGCCACAGATTATCCCGGCCAACCCAACGCTCGATAATATGCGTCAGGTGCTCACCCAGCAGGACCTGCGCATCGACGTATGGCTGCGCAACAGCTTGCTTGCGGCGACGGGCTATACGGTCGCGGTGCTCGTGCTGTGCGCACCCGCCGCGTATGCATTCGCGCGCCTGCGCTTCCCGGGCAACAATATCCTGTTTGCGATCCTGCTCATCACCATCATGATTCCGTCGCAGGTGACGCTGATCCCGAACTATCTATTGATGCGCGACTTGAAGTGGCTGGACACGTTTAACGCCCTGATCTTCCCGGGCGCGGCCAACGTGTTCGGCGTGTTCCTGCTGCGCCAGTTCTTCATGTCGATCCCGACCGAGCTTGAAGAAGCGGCGGTGCTGGACGGCGCGAGCTACTTTGGGCGCTTCTGGCATGTCGTGCTGCCGCTGTCGACGAATGCACTTGTCGCGCTGTCGATCTTCATCTTCCTGGGTCACTACAACGACCTGTTCTGGCCGTTCATCGTCACCAACAGTCTTGAAACGCGCACATTACCGGTTGGCTTGACGATCTTGAACTCCTCGTATGCAGGTCAGTACCGGCCGATGGTGCTGTCAGGAGCGGTCCTGTCCACCATTCCGATCCTGATCGTGTACGTATTGTTCCAACGTCGAATTATCCGCGGTGTGATGCTGACCGGTATGGCCGGGCGATAGATAGTACGGCCAAAAGGTCACCGAACGAGGCGGTGAGCGCATCGCCGTCTCGACATAAAGCGCCCGAACGCACGGCGCTCCCGTGAAGTCGAGTTCAGGACTACGATCTCTGGTTGTTGTTGCCCGAATACAGACCCAAATACCCGGTTCTGCCAATGCTGAAGGATAGAGGGTAATGTCCAATTCAAACGAGTCGCACGTCTACATCGACACCAATAGAGTCATCAGTGCCATCTCGCCGCTGCTGTTCAGCGGGTTCGCCGAGCACATGGGGCGCTGCGTCTATGAAGGCATCTACGATCCCGCGTCGCCACATGCGGACGCAAACGGCCTACGCAAGGACGTGCTCGCCGTCCTGAAAGAGATGAACTATCGCTCGATCCGCTATCCGGGTGGTAACTTTCTCAGCGGCTACCGGTGGGAAGACGGCGTCGGCCCGCGCGACAAGCGGCCCACACGCCGCGATCTCGCGTGGCGCTCGATCGAGACCAACCAGTTTGGCACCGACGAGTTCATGGCGTTCTGCAAGCAGATCAACACCGAGCCGATGATGGGCGTCAATATGGGGACTGGCACCATTCAGGACGCGGCCAATCTGGTCGAGTACTGCAATATGCCAGTCGGCACGAAGTACGCTGACATGCGTGCCGCTAACGGGCATCGCGACCCGTACGGCGTGAAGTACTGGTGTGTCGGCAACGAGATGGACGGCCCGTGGCAGATCGGGCATCTCGATGCCGTGGAGTACGGGCAGAAGGCCCGCGAAGCCGCCAAGATGATGCGCATGCACGACCCGTCAATTGAGCTCGTATTGTGCGGATCGTCGCATTCGAACATGCCGACTTATCCGGAGTGGGACCGTGTGGCGCTCGAATTCTGCTACGACCACGTCGATTACCACTCGATGCACTACTACGCCACCAACTATGAGGACGATACCCTGAGCTATCTGGCGCTCAGCGCGGAATTCGAGAGCTTCGTCGATACCCTCACCGGCGTGCTGCGCTACGTCAAGGCGAAGCGTCGCTCGAAGCGTGACGTCTACCTGTCATGGGACGAGTGGAATGTGTGGTACAAGGATCGCAGCGGTGACGGGGGCTGGACCGAAGCGCCGCACCTCAGCGAAGAAGTCTACAACCTCGAGGACGCACTCGTCGTCGCGCAGTGGATGAACGTGTTCCTTCGCCGCTCGGACGTGCTCAAGGTGGCGTGCCTTGCGCAGATCGTCAACGTGATCTCCCCGCTGACGACGACACGCGATTCACTGCTCAAGCACACGACCTATTACCCGATCGCGCTGTTTAACCGTCTCGCGTCCGGCGATGCGCTTGACGTCGCCGTTACGTCACCGACCTATGAGACGGAGAAGTTCGGCGCGATGCCGCTGCTCGACGTATCCTCGTCGTTCGATGCCGCGACTGGCAGTAACGCTGTCTACATCGTCAACCGCAGCCTGAGCGAGCATGTACCATTGACGATTCACTGGCAGGACCGCAAGCCGTCGAGCGTGAAGGGTGCGTATCAACTGGCCGGCACCGACCCGAAAGCCGTCAACTCGTTCGAGAACCCGGACGTCGTCGTCACCAAGTCGATTGCGGCGCCGGCGGTGCAGGACGGCCAGTCTCAGCTCGTACTGCCACCGCTGTCGTTCACGGTGTTGGAGTGCGGGCTCTAGACGGGACATCGATTGTGCACGGTGCTTGGGACCCTGCGAAGAGCAGGTGCGATCACCGGCGCCGGATTGGAGGGACGCATGAGAAAGACGTTGATCACCCTTTGCGCTGCTCGGCGTATGCTTCAGCCTCGCAACCGTGACTAACGCTCAGGATGCGGGCGAACCCGGCGTGCTGCGCAACCCGCTCAATCCGTACGGCGGGCCGGACCCGTGGATTCAATACTACGAGGGTTACTACTACCTCGCCACT
This window contains:
- a CDS encoding glycoside hydrolase family 127 protein; the protein is MASVNVESPVPVDLRKVQVTGGLWQERQTVNRSSTIPAVYHQLEKTGRIDAWRMDPNRERPKKRSVIYMFFDSDTAKWLEAVGYSLATHPDPELEALADRVIDMIAEAQLSDGYLNTYFPILEPENRWKNLRDWHEMYNAGHLIEGAIAYYEATGKRKILDVLQRYADHIESMFGPREGQKHGYPGHPELELALVKLYRATGEMKYLNLAKYFIDERGQQPHYFDLEAKERGEDPADFWFKNYRYCQAHLPLREQTEATGHAVRACYLYAGVADIARETNDTELLDLSRRLWDDLTTHQMYITGGLGPAHSNEGFTFAYDLPNETAYAETCAAISLAFWAHRMFHIDPDGRYIDVMERALYNNVLSGVSHSGDHFFYANPLASYPYVNPYEHLSGIATDEHYERQEWYFCPCCPPNVARLVASIGEYMVSAAPGRVYVHLYNDSIADVDLGGRAVRLIQQTQYPWDGTVNITVRTDSTQRFDMALRIPGWCSQFSLAVNGNGVSATVERGYAHVDREWHDGDVVTLTLQMPVERIAPHPMIRQNAGQIALQRGPIVYCLEQVDNGPRLANVTLARDAALTAEFDRTLMGGAVVVRGSAHRVEPQEWADDLYRPLPEMSLVAVPFEFKAVPYFMWANREPGEMRVWLRES
- a CDS encoding aldo/keto reductase, producing MKFQQLGQTGIQVSSLCLGAMYFGSRNDEATSHRLLDQYVDAGGSFIDTANIYSHWVEGFRGGESETLLGAWMKARGNRDRIFLASKVGFGYGDVPKRLRASDIQQECDKSLRRLQVDTIDLYYAHVDDRTTPLEESLEAMNRLVDAGKVRFIGASNYLAWRLEQARWISETRGWAKFCCVQQHYTFLKLRGGMNVAPQEMANDDLLDYVANSGLTLLAYSVLQSGAYTRPERGFRKELQTPDNGRRLETLAAVAAETGATVNQVILKWMMNRSVIPLIAASSSEQLAENIGALDVDLTADQMDRLNRAGVDWPGRLT
- a CDS encoding ABC transporter substrate-binding protein, whose translation is MNKRLSLIVSVTVLLLAALVLSVPMVGAQDPAPEPTPIVAELGSGSIKVSFWSGLTGSDGTTLNAMLAEFSAENPEYAITHEIIPWATMYTKTQAAFVAGNPPDLMLMHASEIPQFAGYGVLEDLSSWYTANGGWFPTDDISGPTLDGLTYNGAIYGIPLDNHGRGLWINKEMFEAAGIDTDPATAPTTYEGWVELFQKLTIDVNGNNALSPDFDPENIAVYGYATGEWPRVNFQSVLAQHGGSILNEDGTQVVVNSEAGVTALQQTYDLIYKYNVAAPPAGFDSWQMFPGQTLAVIPTGTWFVNHATTSAEFEWMAWPQVQWGPEKGTWFGQHVFMLPVGSSGEKREAVETILRWISDHQVEWAASGQVPARLSAQAALDPVNYPSNILLGQGFSEYGVQDPKSTVVQEMYAILEPELGAALDNLKTPEQALNDAAERMQQALDRAF
- a CDS encoding sugar ABC transporter permease gives rise to the protein MKRREAIAAYLFLLPFLAFFAVFTVRAVINAVQISFYEYQILRPARPYIGFDNYLELFNDDIWWQSLEQTIIFTLMTVAGTSVVALISAVAVTQPIKGQGFFRVLLYMPSLFSVGAVGLIWVWLLNTQYGVLNYFLSFLGVRPIGWLSDPNLVVPSLSLTTVWWTFGFPMLIFIAGLQGIPETLYEAARIDGANGRQVFFRITLPLLRPTILFVTVTGVIAHFQVYGQPFIMTTGGPGRESYTVIYYLYQIAWTAFRMGYGAAIAVVLALIIATVTAIQFFFIGRRVEY
- a CDS encoding carbohydrate ABC transporter permease, with the translated sequence MGHRLRNLPAYTWLIVMSIFVMMPLLIAISQSLMTNAEVNRWPPQIIPANPTLDNMRQVLTQQDLRIDVWLRNSLLAATGYTVAVLVLCAPAAYAFARLRFPGNNILFAILLITIMIPSQVTLIPNYLLMRDLKWLDTFNALIFPGAANVFGVFLLRQFFMSIPTELEEAAVLDGASYFGRFWHVVLPLSTNALVALSIFIFLGHYNDLFWPFIVTNSLETRTLPVGLTILNSSYAGQYRPMVLSGAVLSTIPILIVYVLFQRRIIRGVMLTGMAGR
- a CDS encoding alpha-N-arabinofuranosidase: MSNSNESHVYIDTNRVISAISPLLFSGFAEHMGRCVYEGIYDPASPHADANGLRKDVLAVLKEMNYRSIRYPGGNFLSGYRWEDGVGPRDKRPTRRDLAWRSIETNQFGTDEFMAFCKQINTEPMMGVNMGTGTIQDAANLVEYCNMPVGTKYADMRAANGHRDPYGVKYWCVGNEMDGPWQIGHLDAVEYGQKAREAAKMMRMHDPSIELVLCGSSHSNMPTYPEWDRVALEFCYDHVDYHSMHYYATNYEDDTLSYLALSAEFESFVDTLTGVLRYVKAKRRSKRDVYLSWDEWNVWYKDRSGDGGWTEAPHLSEEVYNLEDALVVAQWMNVFLRRSDVLKVACLAQIVNVISPLTTTRDSLLKHTTYYPIALFNRLASGDALDVAVTSPTYETEKFGAMPLLDVSSSFDAATGSNAVYIVNRSLSEHVPLTIHWQDRKPSSVKGAYQLAGTDPKAVNSFENPDVVVTKSIAAPAVQDGQSQLVLPPLSFTVLECGL